Below is a genomic region from Nymphaea colorata isolate Beijing-Zhang1983 unplaced genomic scaffold, ASM883128v2 scaffold0160, whole genome shotgun sequence.
AAATGCTTTTTGGATTGTCTCATACCTTGTAATTGATGCACAATATTGTTTTTTAGAGTCTTCTTACGTACAAAGGATTTACTTGTTACTAATAAAGTCTAGCCTCGATTCTTCCTTAGATCCCGTGTTTCACTCCGATAGTATCATAGATCGGGTCGATGCAGGGGAAATGAATGCATTCCCTACTATAAGTTAAATAAATGGAAGTGGAATAGATAGAACATAATCTGGATCATGCCACATCACTTATTCTACTAGATCTTACGAAGCCTATTCATGCATGACATGATTCGGGTCTGATCATAGAAAAGATTCTCCTCAAAGGAACCAGCCTATCCTCTTGCTCCGCAGGGGGGCGGCGGTTGGAACAGAGACACATTTGTTTATGAATTCCAATGTGGCAGATAATATATCTGCATGGACCAATCAATAGTTCAAGTCACACACTCCCATAATCCATCCTCTCCTCCGAGAATCCACTTCAACTGTTcgtatcaaataaaaaatacttcgTGGTTGAAGGGAAATATCCAAATAACATGTcttattcttttcaataatcCATATTTATAGCAATGAAATacaaatactattttttttgttcctacccaaacaatatattatatgatcTATTACAAATACCTATGCTCTGTCTTCTCTATAAAGGACCTGAAATACCTTGCTTACGTATCATTGAAAAGTGCATTAACATAAATACGGCGGTAAGAAGAGGTAATACAAAAGTGTGTAAACTATAAAAGCGGGTCAAAGTGGATTGACCCACGCTAGCACTTCCGCGTAATAACTCTACCAAGGGCGATCCCACTATAGGGATAGCCTCAGGTACACCAGTTACAATTTTGACTGCCCAATACCCAATTTGGTCCCAAGGTAAAGAATAACCAGTTACCCCAAAGGATGCAGTCAACACAGCCAGAACTACACCCGTAACCCAAGTCAATTCACGTGGTTTCTTAAAACCACCTGTGAGATAAACACGAAATACGTGCAGGATCATCATTAGAACCATCATACTTGCTGACCATCGATGAACTGATCGGATTAACCAACCGAAGTTGGCTTCAGTCATTATGTATTGAACAGAGGCAAAAGCTTCTGTGACGGTCGGGCGATAGTAAAAAGTCATAGCAAAACCCGTAGCTACTTGTACTAAAAAGCAAGTAAGTGTGATCCCTCCTAGACAATGAAATATATTGACATGAGGAGGAACATATTTACTAGTTATATCATCTGCAATCGCTTGAATCTCGAGACGCTCCTCGAACCAATCATATACTTTATTGAGATAGGTGAACCGAAGGCGAAGGGACTCCCCCTCTAAGAACCGTATATGAGAATTTCGTCTCGTACGGCTCAAGCGAAAACACCCCAATACTGGTTCTGGTTGCAACgtgcaatagaaaagaaagatttgaaaccTTTTAGAGACTTCACTTGATTCAATCTTTCCAGATAAAATGAGGGAACCAAAACTCTAAATCTCTTCTTTGTGATGATAGCGCCAAAATATCAAGTTGGCTCATCCTATGTTGATTGTTACAGGCCTTTTGAATGTTCTCTTaccctattttatttttgtttatacgTAATACATACGAATTTACTATTGATAGGAATTATCTTGTTGAGACCCTATGAATCAATTGAAACCTCAGATTCCTACTAGAACCACGATGattcaacaaagaacaaaacagaACCAAAGAGTTCTCTGAGTAGGAACCCTTTCGTTTGATCATCACTTCACTTATTCAATGAACAGATATAATAACTAAGAATCCATAGAAATATTTGTCCTGTCCCTCGCTCAGCTCAAACTAAGCATGATTCTGAAGGAAAAAGGTGGTTCGATTTCTGAAACGCCTCATTGaaaagttaattgaaaaaaataatagtagtTGGAGGCCGGTCACGAGGTATGAATAGTAGGTATGAATCATAGTTTAAATAGTTCTTAATCTATTCCATATAGTCCGTGCTCCAGATACTAGACTGACTATCTGACGGGCTAGAACCATCTCTCTCGATGAGATGACAGACTTATTCTCTGTACTATCAATAGGTATAACAAGTCACACACTCATATTCCGGAAATACCGAAACAAAAGAATTCCGCGGTCGAACTACCAAACAGAATGAGATGACCTAGAAATCCGAATCCtaagtgattcttttttttattgaaagttaGGACTTATCCGTTCTTCTGGACCTAACTTAATGAAATACCATCCAGTAAAACGGAAGAATTATAAATCTCCAAAATAATAGATAGGAATACTGCAAATAGAGCCATTGCGACACCCATAAGGGGTGTAGTTCCCCATCCAGGGGCTACTTTACCATATTCCGAATTCAATGGTTTTAATAAATCGCCTACAATAGTCCGTCTTGGCCCAGATCTGGAACTACCCTCAATGGTTTGTGTAGCCATAAATCCTATTCCGTGCATTGTTTGAGATCTGTTGACTTTGTATACGATTCCGTTGTAAATAAACTATCTTATCGTAGATCCATCGTGGTCTTGAAATCACTTAATAATGGAAACTGCAACTCTAGTCGCCATCTTCATATCTGGTTTACTTGTAAGCTTTACGGGGTATGCCTTATATACCGCCTTTGGGCAACCCTCTCAACAACTAAGAGATCCATTTGAGGAACACGGGGACTAGTTGAAATGATGACCCTCCTCATCGGAGGGTCATCATTTCAAttgagataatgaaaaatcatttcatctttttatttggAACCTTAGGCGGTTCTCGAAAaaagatagcaaaaaatattatCCCCAGAGTCGAGACCAACAGGAATGTATAAACCAATGCTTCCATAGATTCGATCGTGTTTTACAATTATAGCTTCCATACCTGTTCATTTGGGATCATTTCCCAGACAAGTAAAGGTCAAGAGTAATAGGTGATGATTCGAATTAATATTTCTCCAGTACCCTATATGAAACATAGGCTAGacatatgaaagaaatgttgtATCAGACTACTTGTCTCCTTGTAGTTGGATCCCCCAGTTTTTGGAAGGTTCCAAATTCCACTTGAGCATCTAAATCTGGGTCGATACCAGCAAAAACATCTCTGAACAAGGTTCTAGCACCATGCCAAATGTGgccgaaaaagaaaagcaaagcaaacgAAGCATGTCCAAAAGTGAACCAACCCCTTGGACTACTACGAAAAACACCATCGGATTTCAAAGTAGCGcgatccaattcaaaaatttcacccAATTGGGCACGTCTAGCATATTTTTTCACAGTAGCAGGATCATTATAACTGACTCCATCGAGTTCACCACCATAGAACTCAACAGTTACACCCACTTGTTCGACACTATACTTGGATTCTGCCCTTCTAAAAGGAACATCGGCTCTCACAATTCCGTCTCCATCTACCAAAACTACCggaaatgtttcaaagaagGTAGGCATACGACGTACAAAAAGTTCATGCCCCTCTTTATCTCTAAAGACAGGGTGTCCTAACCACCCAACAGCTATTCCATCCCCGTTGTCCATTGAGCCGGCTCTGAACAATCCTCCTTTCGCCGGATTATTACCgatataatcataaaaagctAGTTTATCGGGAATTTTAGACCAAGATTCCGATAAACTCAGATTTTCAGCTAGCCCGGCGTTAACTCTTCGATATATTTCTTGCTGGAAATATCCCTGATCCCACTGATAACGAGTAGGACCAAATAATTCGATCGGAGTAGTCGCTGAACCATACCACATAGTTCCAGCAACAACGAAAGCTGCAAAAAACACAGCAGCGATACTACTGGAAAGCACAGTTTCAATATTGCCCATACGTAATGCTTTGTATAGACGTTGGGGCGGGCGAACACTAAGATGGAATAGACCCGCTAATATTCCCAAGGTGCCCGCTGCAATATGATGAGAAGCTATCCCCCCCGGAACAAAAGGATCAAAACCCTCCGCGCCCCATGAAGGACTTACAGGTTGCACTTTTCCGGTTAGCCCATAAGGATCAGACACCCATATTCCAGGGCCATACAAACCTGTTACATGAAATGCACCAAACCCAAAGCAAGCCACCccagataaaaataaatgaattccaAAGATCTTGGGCAAATCCAAAGAGGGTTTTCCCGTACGTTCATCACAGAATATTTCTAGATCCCAATACACCCAATGCCAGATAGCTGCCAAGAAGCACAAGCCAGAAAACACAATGTGTGCCCCGGCAACACCTTCGTAACTCCAAATACCCGGATTGGTTACAGTTCCTCCTGTAATACTCCAACCGCCCCATGAATTGGTTATTCCTAAACGAGTCATGAAGGGTATAACGAACATACCTTGTCGCCACATTGGATCAAGAACGGGATCAGAGGGATCAAAAACAGCTAATTCGTATAGAGCCATAGAACCGGCCCAACCAGAAACTAGAGCTGTATGCATTATATGGACAGAAAGCAAGCGACCAGGATCATTCAATACGACAGTATGAACACGATACCAAGGCAAACCCATGGAAATACCccttcatcaaagaaaaatagaCACTATGTAACTTTGTCACATTGGAAAAGACTATGCTATGGACCTCATTCAGTGATTATCTCGGTGCAAGGGTTCACATTTATTACGTGCCGCAGGTGATAGTAATAATGGAACAATTCCGTTCTGTTCGCAGGAACAAAGAGAAGCAGATTTATTTTATACCCGATAAGTACCAATACGCAATGGGGGGATTGGTCCCATTTTTTTAAGTGAATCCATTAGATACTTGTTCATCATTCGAAGGATCCGCTCCGTCcctaagaattttctttttttcattctgtcTTCCTACATGAGTCTTCCAATCTATGtataaaatatgataaacaaaaatattatgagGACAATAAACCCATTGTTACGTTTCCACATCAAAGTGAAGTATAGTACTTAACCCCGTTTTCTTTAATGTAATGCCCATTGGTGTTCCAAAAGTCCCTTTTCGGAGTCCTGGAGAGGAAGATGCAGTTTGGGTTGACATATAGTGCGACTTGTCGGACATATTGGGTCATATGGGATTTCCCCGTTCTCTCCCCTGATCGAGATATACTCTCTTTCGCCTAAGAAAGATTGATtgaatcatcaaatcaattcaataattcgGAGCGTGAAATGTGCAAATGGATCAATTCGTTTGAAAGataaatattatcttatcaATTAGAATAATCTATGGTTGACTTGGAACAATAAAATGAAGTATCCAGGCTCCGTTCAGAAAATACCAAATGGGTAATATTGATTACAACTTCTATCATCTATCAGAAATAAGACCATAGGAGTGATCTCAAACCactaataaatataaatgtgatGAATACATCGAATACTTGGTTGGTGGAAGGCATAAAAAAGtcgtaagaaaaaaataagtggtACTGGGGTCATTTGTCCTATATGTGCAAATGGAATTCGGGCGAATCTTTACCCGGAGTAGAGCATAAACCTAAAATAAGTGAAGAGGCCCATTCAGGAACAAGAAAATG
It encodes:
- the LOC126409395 gene encoding cytochrome b6-like, producing MIPNEQSFGSLILSGKIESSEVSKRFQIFLFYCTLQPEPVLGCFRLSRTRRNSHIRFLEGESLRLRFTYLNKVYDWFEERLEIQAIADDITSKYVPPHVNIFHCLGGITLTCFLVQVATGFAMTFYYRPTVTEAFASVQYIMTEANFGWLIRSVHRWSASMMVLMMILHVFRVYLTGGFKKPRELTWVTGVVLAVLTASFGVTGYSLPWDQIGYWAVKIVTGVPEAIPIVGSPLVELLRGSASVGQSTLTRFYSLHTFVLPLLTAVFMLMHFSMIRKQGISGPL
- the LOC126409397 gene encoding photosystem II CP47 reaction center protein, which produces MGLPWYRVHTVVLNDPGRLLSVHIMHTALVSGWAGSMALYELAVFDPSDPVLDPMWRQGMFVIPFMTRLGITNSWGGWSITGGTVTNPGIWSYEGVAGAHIVFSGLCFLAAIWHWVYWDLEIFCDERTGKPSLDLPKIFGIHLFLSGVACFGFGAFHVTGLYGPGIWVSDPYGLTGKVQPVSPSWGAEGFDPFVPGGIASHHIAAGTLGILAGLFHLSVRPPQRLYKALRMGNIETVLSSSIAAVFFAAFVVAGTMWYGSATTPIELFGPTRYQWDQGYFQQEIYRRVNAGLAENLSLSESWSKIPDKLAFYDYIGNNPAKGGLFRAGSMDNGDGIAVGWLGHPVFRDKEGHELFVRRMPTFFETFPVVLVDGDGIVRADVPFRRAESKYSVEQVGVTVEFYGGELDGVSYNDPATVKKYARRAQLGEIFELDRATLKSDGVFRSSPRGWFTFGHASFALLFFFGHIWHGARTLFRDVFAGIDPDLDAQVEFGTFQKLGDPTTRRQVV